The DNA window GTGGGCGCGGCCGAGCGCATTGCCGAATGGCAGCCCGACGCGCTGGTGGTGGGCGTGCCCTACCACCCCGATGGTGCCAGCCACGAAAACACGCGCCGTGCACAGCGTTTTGCCCGGCAACTGCATGGCCGCTTCCGGTTGCCGGTCTATGAGGTGGATGAGCGTTACAGCACCACCGAGGCCTTGGCGGACGGTGCGCGCGATGCCGATGCGGCGTCGGCCTGCATCATTCTTGAACAGTTCCTGAGGAGCCTTCCATGACCCCATCTCCCTCTGGCACCCCGGGTAGCCTGGTGCTTGACGCCGAGGCCCTGTACCGCGAGTTGTTGCGCGGCGTGCGTACGCTGCGCGAGCCGACCACCCGTCTGGCGGGTATTGCCTCGGGCGGCGCCTGGCTGGCCGAGCGGTTGCAGAAGGACCTGGGCCTCGATGGGGAGGCCGGTGTGCTGTCGTCCTCCATGCACCGCGATGATTTTGCGCAGCGTGGGTTGGCCGCCAGCGCCCAGACGACGCTGCCTTTCGATGTCAATGGCGCAGATATTTTGGTGCTCGATGATGTGCTCTACACCGGCCGCACCGTGCGCGCCGTACTCAACGAGCTGTACGACTACGGTCGCCCGGCCCGCGTGCGCCTGGCCGTACTGGTGGACCGGGGTGGGCGCGAACTGCCCGTGCAGGCCGATTTTGCCGCCGCCCGCGTCGCTTTGCCTGGCACCCAATCGCTGGCGCTGGCCCGCAACGAGGGTGGTCAATTTCACTTCCAGATCAAAGAGGCCTGAGCCGTGCTGCACCAGCGCAACCCCCAACTCAATCGCAATGGCGAGCTGATCCACCTGCTGTCTATCGAGGGCCTGCCGCGCGACATCGTCACGCACATCCTCGATACCGCCGCCAACTTCGTGAGCGTGAACGACCGTGAGGTCAAGAAGGTGCCGCTCTTGCGTGGCAAGAGCGTGTTCAACCTGTTTTTCGAGAACAGCACACGCACGCGCACCACGTTCGAGATCGCGGCCAAACGCCTGTCGGCTGACGTGTTCAACCTCGATATCGCGCGCAGCTCGGCCAGCAAGGGCGAGTCGCTGCTCGACACCATCGCCAACTTGTCGGCCATGGCGGCCGACCTGTTCGTCGTGCGGCACAGCGAATCGGGCGCACCCTACCTGATTGCGCAGCATGTCGCGCCCCATGTGCACGTCATCAACGCGGGCGACGGGCGCCACGCCCACCCCACGCAGGGGCTGCTGGACATGTACACCATCCGGCACTACAAGAAGGATTTCTCCAGCCTGACCGTCGCCATCGTGGGCGATGTGCTGCACTCGCGCGTGGCGCGGTCCGACATCCACGGCCTGACCACGCTGGGCTGCGCCGAGGTGCGCGTGGTGGGGCCGCGTACCCTGGTGCCGTCCAATATGGCCGAGATGGGAGTGCGTGTGTGCCATACGCTCGAAGAAGGCATCAAGGATGCCGACGTGGTCAT is part of the Simplicispira sp. 125 genome and encodes:
- the pyrR gene encoding bifunctional pyr operon transcriptional regulator/uracil phosphoribosyltransferase PyrR, giving the protein MTPSPSGTPGSLVLDAEALYRELLRGVRTLREPTTRLAGIASGGAWLAERLQKDLGLDGEAGVLSSSMHRDDFAQRGLAASAQTTLPFDVNGADILVLDDVLYTGRTVRAVLNELYDYGRPARVRLAVLVDRGGRELPVQADFAAARVALPGTQSLALARNEGGQFHFQIKEA
- a CDS encoding aspartate carbamoyltransferase catalytic subunit translates to MLHQRNPQLNRNGELIHLLSIEGLPRDIVTHILDTAANFVSVNDREVKKVPLLRGKSVFNLFFENSTRTRTTFEIAAKRLSADVFNLDIARSSASKGESLLDTIANLSAMAADLFVVRHSESGAPYLIAQHVAPHVHVINAGDGRHAHPTQGLLDMYTIRHYKKDFSSLTVAIVGDVLHSRVARSDIHGLTTLGCAEVRVVGPRTLVPSNMAEMGVRVCHTLEEGIKDADVVITLRLQNERMSGALLPSSQEYFKSFGLTPEKLRLAKPDAIVMHPGPINRGVEIDSAVVDGPQAVILPQVTFGIAVRMAVMSIVAGNEA
- the ruvX gene encoding Holliday junction resolvase RuvX, which codes for MSDAAPPVATPEVPIHLQTFLAFDFGLKRTGVAVGNRMLRTASPQTTIRAEGDARFVGAAERIAEWQPDALVVGVPYHPDGASHENTRRAQRFARQLHGRFRLPVYEVDERYSTTEALADGARDADAASACIILEQFLRSLP